Proteins encoded together in one Glandiceps talaboti chromosome 11, keGlaTala1.1, whole genome shotgun sequence window:
- the LOC144442608 gene encoding uncharacterized protein LOC144442608, which translates to MSRLENKLEEKDATIKKLQSEITERDLKIKKLQQDVTNNCKFGVDCVLRNQKKLKGLFKYYTGISYVRFLALLSFLLPNDTVLSYKKVRTDIKNLAGKDCLLLCLCRLRHNFGLRDLAVRFGLGLQSAGDVFNTWIDHMYWKLGQISIWPHRSIIMNKMPADFKRDFPRTVILIDCTELKTQQPSALALKSQLYSDYKSSTTLKSLIGCDPCGSLLFVSELFTGNISDVQISEQSGFLKLLKQFLDNGYLIPGDAIMSDKGFTIQKEISELGLQLNIPPFISSSSQMSVADTQITEKIAKHRIHIERLIAKIKTFKIVSDIIQATLFEKINNIWSVCCYLTLFQDVFVKEKTQ; encoded by the coding sequence ATGTCGAGATTAGAAAACAAACTGGAAGAAAAGGATGCCACCATAAAAAAACTTCAATCTGAGATAACAGAAAGGGACCTAAAAATCAAGAAACTTCAGCAGGATGtcacaaataattgtaaatttggTGTTGATTGTGTACTGAGAAATCAAAAGAAACTTAAGGGCCTTTTTAAATACTATACTGGAATTAGTTATGTTAGATTTTTAGCCTTGTTATCATTTCTTTTACCAAATGATACTGTGTTATCTTACAAGAAAGTTAGGACAGATATAAAAAACCTAGCAGGTAAAGATTGTCTCTTGTTATGTTTGTGTCGTTTACGGCATAATTTTGGACTGCGAGACTTAGCAGTAAGGTTTGGTTTAGGACTACAGTCAGCTGGGGATGTCTTTAATACATGGATTGACCACATGTATTGGAAGTTAGGTCAAATTAGTATTTGGCCACACAGGAGTATTATTATGAATAAAATGCCTGCAGATTTTAAAAGGGACTTTCCAAGAACTGTCATACTGATAGACTGTACTGAATTAAAGACACAACAACCCAGTGCGTTGGCCCTTAAAAGTCAGTTGTATAGTGATTATAAGTCAAGTACGACACTTAAGAGTTTAATAGGATGTGATCCGTGTGGATCATTACTTTTTGTGTCCGAGTTATTTACAGGGaatatatcagatgtacagataTCTGAACAGAGtggatttttaaaattgttgaaaCAATTCCTAGATAATGGATATCTTATCCCAGGTGATGCTATCATGTCTGATAAAGGATTCACAATTCAGAAAGAAATATCTGAACTTGGCTTGCAACTAAATATTCCTCCTTTTATATCATCATCTTCTCAGATGTCAGTGGCAGATACACAGATTACAGAAAAAATAGCAAAACACAGAATCCATATTGAACGCCTCATTGCTAAAATAAAGACttttaaaattgtttcagacattATACAAGCCACTCTTTTTGAGAAGATCAATAATATTTGGTCAGTGTGTTGTTATCTGACTCTATTTCAAGATGTCTTTGTGAAAGAgaaaacacaataa